The following coding sequences lie in one Oryctolagus cuniculus chromosome 7, mOryCun1.1, whole genome shotgun sequence genomic window:
- the UROD gene encoding uroporphyrinogen decarboxylase, producing the protein METNGLGPKGFPELKNDTFLRAAWGEETDYTPVWCMRQAGRYLPEFRETRAAQDFFSTCRSPEACCELTLQPLRRFPLDAAIIFSDILVVPQALGMEVTMVPGKGPSFPEPIREEQDLERLRDPATVASELGYVFQAITLTRQRLAGRVPLIGFAGAPWTLMTYMIEGGGSSTMSQAKRWLYQRPQASHQLLQILTDALVPYLVGQVAAGAQALQLFESHAGHLGPQLFNKFALPYIRDVAKRVKARLQEAGLAPVPMIIFAKDGHFALEELAQAGYEVVGLDWTVDPKKARERVGKTVTLQGNLDPCALYAPKEEIGQLVQQMLDGFGPQRYIANLGHGLYPDMDPEHVGAFVDAVHRHSRLLRQN; encoded by the exons ATGGAGACGAACGGGTTAGG ACCCAAGGGGTTTCCGGAGCTGAAGAATGACACGTTCCTCCGTGCAGCCTGGGGAGAGGAAACAGACTACACTCCGGTTTGGTGCATGCGGCAGGCAGGCCGCTACCtaccag AGTTTAGGGAAACGCGGGCTGCCCAGGACTTTTTCAGCACCTGTCGCTCTCCTGAGGCCTGCTGTGAACTGACTCTGCAG CCACTGCGTCGCTTCCCTCTGGATGCCGCCATTATCTTCTCCGACATCCTTGTTGTACCCCAG GCACTGGGCATGGAGGTGACCATGGTACCTGGCAAAGGACCCAGTTTCCCAGAGCCAATCAGAGAAGAACAAGACCTAGAACGCCTACGGGATCCAGCAACAGTGGCCTCTGAGCTGGGCTACGTGTTCCAGGCCATCACCCTTACCCGACAGCGGCTGGCTGGACGTGTGCCACTGATTGGCTTTGCTGGTGCCCCG TGGACTCTGATGACATACATGATTGagggtggtggctcaagcaccATGTCTCAGGCCAAACGCTGGCTCTACCAAAGACCTCAGGCCAGTCACCAGCTGCTTCAAATCCTCACGGATGCTCTGGTACCCTATCTGGTAGGACAAGTGGCTGCTGGTGCCCAG GCATTGCAGCTTTTTGAGTCCCATGCAGGGCACCTAGGCCCACAGCTCTTCAACAAATTTGCACTGCCTTACATCCGTGATGTGGCTAAACGAGTGAAGGCCAGACTGCAGGAGGCAGGCCTGGCACCAGTGCCCATG ATCATCTTTGCTAAGGATGGACATTTTGCACTGGAGGAGCTGGCACAGGCTGGGTACGAGGTAGTTGGGCTTGACTGGACAGTGGACCCCAAGAAAGCCCG GGAGCGTGTGGGGAAGACAGTGACCTTGCAGGGCAACCTGGACCCCTGTGCCCTATATGCACCCAAG GAGGAGATCGGGCAGCTGGTACAGCAGATGCTGGATGGCTTTGGGCCACAACGTTACATTGCCAACCTTGGCCATGGGCTTTATCCTGACATGGACCCAGAACATGTGGGGGCCTTTGTGGATGCCGTGCACAGACACTCACGTCTACTTCGACAGAATTGA